Proteins encoded together in one Larus michahellis chromosome 4, bLarMic1.1, whole genome shotgun sequence window:
- the RAB15 gene encoding ras-related protein Rab-15 isoform X1 yields MAKQYDVLFRLLLLGDSGVGKTCLLCRFTDNQFHPAHISTIGVDFKMKTIEVDGIKVRIQIWDTAGQERYQTITKQYYRRAQGIFLVYDIGSERSYQHIVKWASDVDEYAPDGVQKILIGNKADEEHKSWPGSTGWTSTRPAPAATSTSRRRTARSWRGCGAPPAPPPWPAWRKRSSSPPAARTAPEPAGVEARALPLPDPPTPQPGFWRGGGGARWVQPRGREGTAVGSLGTPPRGWGGGGGAGRRCGGCPPPWHPCGGCVCVWGGCCGCSVPTLCPRDIHTPPCPPPRPSFTHTRFAE; encoded by the exons atGGCCAAGCAGTACGACGTGCTGttccggctgctgctgctgggggactcGGGCGTGGGCAAGACCTGCCTGCTCTGCCGCTTCACCGACAACCAGTTCCACCCCGCCCACATCTCCACCATCG gcGTCGACTTCAAGATGAAGACCATCGAAGTGGACGGCATTAAGGTGCGGATACAGATCTG GGACACGGCGGGCCAGGAGCGGTACCAGACCATCACCAAGCAGTATTACCGGCGGGCACAG GGCATCTTCCTGGTGTACGACATCGGCAGCGAGCGCTCCTACCAGCACATCGTGAAGTGGGCCAGCGACGTGGACGAG TACGCGCCTGACGGCGTCCAGAAGATCCTCATCGGGAACAAGGCGGACGAGGAGCACAAGAG CTGGCCAGGGAGTACGGGATGGACTTCTACGAGACCAGCGCCTGCAGCAACCTCAACATcaaggag GCGCACCGCAAGGagctggaggggctgcggggccccccccgcgcccccaccTTGGCCCgcctggaggaagaggagcagcagccccccggcAGCGAGGACAGCCCCAGAGCCTGCTGGTGTTGAAGCACGGGCCCTCCCGctccccgacccccccaccccacaacctgggttttggcgggggggggggggggcacgatGGGTGCAGCcccgagggagggaggggacggcgGTGGGGTCACTCGGGACCCCCCCacggggatggggcgggggggggggggcgggcaggcgtTGTGgggggtgccccccaccctggcacccgtgcggggggtgtgtgtgtgtgtggggggggtgttgcGGGTGCTCTgtgcccaccctgtgcccacGGGACATtcacacacccccctgcccccccccccgccccagttttACACACACACGGTTTGCAGAATAA
- the RAB15 gene encoding ras-related protein Rab-15 isoform X6 yields MAKQYDVLFRLLLLGDSGVGKTCLLCRFTDNQFHPAHISTIGVDFKMKTIEVDGIKVRIQIWDTAGQERYQTITKQYYRRAQGIFLVYDIGSERSYQHIVKWASDVDEYAPDGVQKILIGNKADEEHKRQVAKEQGLQLAREYGMDFYETSACSNLNIKEAHRKELEGLRGPPRAPTLARLEEEEQQPPGSEDSPRACWC; encoded by the exons atGGCCAAGCAGTACGACGTGCTGttccggctgctgctgctgggggactcGGGCGTGGGCAAGACCTGCCTGCTCTGCCGCTTCACCGACAACCAGTTCCACCCCGCCCACATCTCCACCATCG gcGTCGACTTCAAGATGAAGACCATCGAAGTGGACGGCATTAAGGTGCGGATACAGATCTG GGACACGGCGGGCCAGGAGCGGTACCAGACCATCACCAAGCAGTATTACCGGCGGGCACAG GGCATCTTCCTGGTGTACGACATCGGCAGCGAGCGCTCCTACCAGCACATCGTGAAGTGGGCCAGCGACGTGGACGAG TACGCGCCTGACGGCGTCCAGAAGATCCTCATCGGGAACAAGGCGGACGAGGAGCACAAGAGGCAAGTGGCCAAAGAGCAAGGGCTGCAG CTGGCCAGGGAGTACGGGATGGACTTCTACGAGACCAGCGCCTGCAGCAACCTCAACATcaaggag GCGCACCGCAAGGagctggaggggctgcggggccccccccgcgcccccaccTTGGCCCgcctggaggaagaggagcagcagccccccggcAGCGAGGACAGCCCCAGAGCCTGCTGGTGTTGA
- the RAB15 gene encoding ras-related protein Rab-15 isoform X5: MAKQYDVLFRLLLLGDSGVGKTCLLCRFTDNQFHPAHISTIGVDFKMKTIEVDGIKVRIQIWDTAGQERYQTITKQYYRRAQGIFLVYDIGSERSYQHIVKWASDVDEYAPDGVQKILIGNKADEEHKRQVAKEQGLQLAREYGMDFYETSACSNLNIKESFTRLTELVLQAHRKELEGLRGPPRAPTLARLEEEEQQPPGSEDSPRACWC, from the exons atGGCCAAGCAGTACGACGTGCTGttccggctgctgctgctgggggactcGGGCGTGGGCAAGACCTGCCTGCTCTGCCGCTTCACCGACAACCAGTTCCACCCCGCCCACATCTCCACCATCG gcGTCGACTTCAAGATGAAGACCATCGAAGTGGACGGCATTAAGGTGCGGATACAGATCTG GGACACGGCGGGCCAGGAGCGGTACCAGACCATCACCAAGCAGTATTACCGGCGGGCACAG GGCATCTTCCTGGTGTACGACATCGGCAGCGAGCGCTCCTACCAGCACATCGTGAAGTGGGCCAGCGACGTGGACGAG TACGCGCCTGACGGCGTCCAGAAGATCCTCATCGGGAACAAGGCGGACGAGGAGCACAAGAGGCAAGTGGCCAAAGAGCAAGGGCTGCAG CTGGCCAGGGAGTACGGGATGGACTTCTACGAGACCAGCGCCTGCAGCAACCTCAACATcaaggag TCCTTCACGCGGCTGACGGAGCTGGTGCTGCAGGCGCACCGCAAGGagctggaggggctgcggggccccccccgcgcccccaccTTGGCCCgcctggaggaagaggagcagcagccccccggcAGCGAGGACAGCCCCAGAGCCTGCTGGTGTTGA
- the RAB15 gene encoding ras-related protein Rab-15 isoform X2, with the protein MAPGNRSTGKRENRRHRGTGSAGKRENRVDFKMKTIEVDGIKVRIQIWDTAGQERYQTITKQYYRRAQGIFLVYDIGSERSYQHIVKWASDVDEYAPDGVQKILIGNKADEEHKSWPGSTGWTSTRPAPAATSTSRRRTARSWRGCGAPPAPPPWPAWRKRSSSPPAARTAPEPAGVEARALPLPDPPTPQPGFWRGGGGARWVQPRGREGTAVGSLGTPPRGWGGGGGAGRRCGGCPPPWHPCGGCVCVWGGCCGCSVPTLCPRDIHTPPCPPPRPSFTHTRFAE; encoded by the exons ATGGCACCGGGGAACAGGAGCACCGGGAAACGAGAAAACCGTAGGCACCGGGGAACCGGGAGCGCCGGGAAACGGGAAAACC gcGTCGACTTCAAGATGAAGACCATCGAAGTGGACGGCATTAAGGTGCGGATACAGATCTG GGACACGGCGGGCCAGGAGCGGTACCAGACCATCACCAAGCAGTATTACCGGCGGGCACAG GGCATCTTCCTGGTGTACGACATCGGCAGCGAGCGCTCCTACCAGCACATCGTGAAGTGGGCCAGCGACGTGGACGAG TACGCGCCTGACGGCGTCCAGAAGATCCTCATCGGGAACAAGGCGGACGAGGAGCACAAGAG CTGGCCAGGGAGTACGGGATGGACTTCTACGAGACCAGCGCCTGCAGCAACCTCAACATcaaggag GCGCACCGCAAGGagctggaggggctgcggggccccccccgcgcccccaccTTGGCCCgcctggaggaagaggagcagcagccccccggcAGCGAGGACAGCCCCAGAGCCTGCTGGTGTTGAAGCACGGGCCCTCCCGctccccgacccccccaccccacaacctgggttttggcgggggggggggggggcacgatGGGTGCAGCcccgagggagggaggggacggcgGTGGGGTCACTCGGGACCCCCCCacggggatggggcgggggggggggggcgggcaggcgtTGTGgggggtgccccccaccctggcacccgtgcggggggtgtgtgtgtgtgtggggggggtgttgcGGGTGCTCTgtgcccaccctgtgcccacGGGACATtcacacacccccctgcccccccccccgccccagttttACACACACACGGTTTGCAGAATAA
- the RAB15 gene encoding ras-related protein Rab-15 isoform X3 — protein sequence MAPGNRSTGKRENRVDFKMKTIEVDGIKVRIQIWDTAGQERYQTITKQYYRRAQGIFLVYDIGSERSYQHIVKWASDVDEYAPDGVQKILIGNKADEEHKSWPGSTGWTSTRPAPAATSTSRRRTARSWRGCGAPPAPPPWPAWRKRSSSPPAARTAPEPAGVEARALPLPDPPTPQPGFWRGGGGARWVQPRGREGTAVGSLGTPPRGWGGGGGAGRRCGGCPPPWHPCGGCVCVWGGCCGCSVPTLCPRDIHTPPCPPPRPSFTHTRFAE from the exons ATGGCACCGGGGAACAGGAGCACCGGGAAACGAGAAAACC gcGTCGACTTCAAGATGAAGACCATCGAAGTGGACGGCATTAAGGTGCGGATACAGATCTG GGACACGGCGGGCCAGGAGCGGTACCAGACCATCACCAAGCAGTATTACCGGCGGGCACAG GGCATCTTCCTGGTGTACGACATCGGCAGCGAGCGCTCCTACCAGCACATCGTGAAGTGGGCCAGCGACGTGGACGAG TACGCGCCTGACGGCGTCCAGAAGATCCTCATCGGGAACAAGGCGGACGAGGAGCACAAGAG CTGGCCAGGGAGTACGGGATGGACTTCTACGAGACCAGCGCCTGCAGCAACCTCAACATcaaggag GCGCACCGCAAGGagctggaggggctgcggggccccccccgcgcccccaccTTGGCCCgcctggaggaagaggagcagcagccccccggcAGCGAGGACAGCCCCAGAGCCTGCTGGTGTTGAAGCACGGGCCCTCCCGctccccgacccccccaccccacaacctgggttttggcgggggggggggggggcacgatGGGTGCAGCcccgagggagggaggggacggcgGTGGGGTCACTCGGGACCCCCCCacggggatggggcgggggggggggggcgggcaggcgtTGTGgggggtgccccccaccctggcacccgtgcggggggtgtgtgtgtgtgtggggggggtgttgcGGGTGCTCTgtgcccaccctgtgcccacGGGACATtcacacacccccctgcccccccccccgccccagttttACACACACACGGTTTGCAGAATAA
- the RAB15 gene encoding ras-related protein Rab-15 isoform X4 gives MKTIEVDGIKVRIQIWDTAGQERYQTITKQYYRRAQGIFLVYDIGSERSYQHIVKWASDVDEYAPDGVQKILIGNKADEEHKSWPGSTGWTSTRPAPAATSTSRRRTARSWRGCGAPPAPPPWPAWRKRSSSPPAARTAPEPAGVEARALPLPDPPTPQPGFWRGGGGARWVQPRGREGTAVGSLGTPPRGWGGGGGAGRRCGGCPPPWHPCGGCVCVWGGCCGCSVPTLCPRDIHTPPCPPPRPSFTHTRFAE, from the exons ATGAAGACCATCGAAGTGGACGGCATTAAGGTGCGGATACAGATCTG GGACACGGCGGGCCAGGAGCGGTACCAGACCATCACCAAGCAGTATTACCGGCGGGCACAG GGCATCTTCCTGGTGTACGACATCGGCAGCGAGCGCTCCTACCAGCACATCGTGAAGTGGGCCAGCGACGTGGACGAG TACGCGCCTGACGGCGTCCAGAAGATCCTCATCGGGAACAAGGCGGACGAGGAGCACAAGAG CTGGCCAGGGAGTACGGGATGGACTTCTACGAGACCAGCGCCTGCAGCAACCTCAACATcaaggag GCGCACCGCAAGGagctggaggggctgcggggccccccccgcgcccccaccTTGGCCCgcctggaggaagaggagcagcagccccccggcAGCGAGGACAGCCCCAGAGCCTGCTGGTGTTGAAGCACGGGCCCTCCCGctccccgacccccccaccccacaacctgggttttggcgggggggggggggggcacgatGGGTGCAGCcccgagggagggaggggacggcgGTGGGGTCACTCGGGACCCCCCCacggggatggggcgggggggggggggcgggcaggcgtTGTGgggggtgccccccaccctggcacccgtgcggggggtgtgtgtgtgtgtggggggggtgttgcGGGTGCTCTgtgcccaccctgtgcccacGGGACATtcacacacccccctgcccccccccccgccccagttttACACACACACGGTTTGCAGAATAA